Below is a window of Demequina muriae DNA.
GCCGATCTCGCGCTGGAGTGCGCGTCCTGCGGTGGTGAGCGAGATGTGGGCGGCCCTCGCATCGGCTGGATCCGCGCATCGGGCGAGCAGATTGCGCTCGACCAGGCGCTCGACCAGGCGCGACAAGGCAGGCTGGCTGAGCAGCACGTGGCGGCCAAGGTCGCTGAGCCGCTGCGGGCCGTCGCACTTGGACAGCGTGTAGAGCACGTCGTACTCGCGCATCGACAGCCCGTGCCACACGTCCTCGGCGGCGAAGCGGCGCATCAGCACCGCGTGTGCCGTCAGCGCAGCCTCCCAGGCCTGGTTCGCGAGCACGGTGCGGGAGCGGGGCAGCGTCGTCGAGTCGGTGACAGTCATCGGGTGCTCCCTA
It encodes the following:
- a CDS encoding MarR family winged helix-turn-helix transcriptional regulator — encoded protein: MTVTDSTTLPRSRTVLANQAWEAALTAHAVLMRRFAAEDVWHGLSMREYDVLYTLSKCDGPQRLSDLGRHVLLSQPALSRLVERLVERNLLARCADPADARAAHISLTTAGRALQREIGLTHGEAVAHSMTAALTDDELRLLEALSTKLAQEAS